The nucleotide window ACGGATGGGCGATAAATTTATCGTGGCTGAGTTGGTTGGTTATCTGCGATGGGTTATTCCTTTTGGTTTCTTGGCGCTCTTGGCCATCGAGTCGTTACTAACAGCTTATAGCTGGTGATTTACAGCTATCTTCTAAGCTGTGACACCTTATTTACCTAACTCAAGTTGCTACCCATAACCCGTTACATCGTCATTCCGGCAGGGATTGCCGGAATCCGGTGTGAGTAGAGGGGGCAGGTCTTGCAATCAAATATACTACTCGATGTTCAAGTTTCTTAGCGACTTGACGTAGCCAGATCTAACAGCTGGCTGCAGCTTGCGCTCGATACTGTAGCGAGGGGGTGGGCATCTGTCGGCCCAAATCCCGGTGGTGCCTTACGTTGACCTAACCTACGCTACGACAAAAACATTCTATAATTCTGTCAGTTACAAAAAGTAATGCTGTTGTTTTACGAGCGTAGTGCGTATTTTTATTCTCAATTACTTGAGGTTAAAAGGCGGATTCAACCTTGAAGTGCAACGGGTGGGTTAATCGATTGTAACTCATTATTGAACACTTCAAAAGGAGTTTTGAACCCGAGGCATTTCCGTGGCCGGTGATTTAGGAAATCCTTTGCCCTCTGGATAAGTTTTTCAGGGATGAATTTAAGACTCATCTTCTTTGGAAAGAACTGGCGGATTAGTCCATTCATATTCTCATTGGCGCCACGTTCCCAAGAGGAATATGGGTGTGCGAAATAGAACCCCGCATTCAGTTCCTTGGCGATTCGTTGATGTTGAGAAAACTCCTTGCCGTTGTCGGTCGTGATAGTGTGAACATGATCAGCGAAAGGCTTGAGTAAGGAAATCATCGTGTCCGCCACAACAGCGGCCTCTTTGCTAGCCACATGGGCAATAGACCTTATCGGAAACCTCCTCATCACCCACCACAGTCAATATAAATCATGAGGTTGCGTTGTCCGGCAGAGCTAGGTAGGGGGTTTCCGATAAGGTCTATTCAACAAGCCATCAAAAATGCGGGCCATATTCTGGAATATTTACCCCCTTATTCACCAGATTTCAATCCCATCGAACATAAGTGGGCGCAATTAAAGGCGATTGACAAAAGAGAACGCCGTACTACCGAGGAAGTCTTCGCAAATTATGCGTAATCATTTTATGGTGGCTTTGCTATACCTACCAGGGGTATTTGCCAGAAGTCAAGGAGCAGATCATCGACATGGCAA belongs to Gammaproteobacteria bacterium and includes:
- a CDS encoding transposase, encoding MRRFPIRSIAHVASKEAAVVADTMISLLKPFADHVHTITTDNGKEFSQHQRIAKELNAGFYFAHPYSSWERGANENMNGLIRQFFPKKMSLKFIPEKLIQRAKDFLNHRPRKCLGFKTPFEVFNNELQSINPPVALQG
- a CDS encoding hypothetical protein (Evidence 5 : Unknown function), which produces MRLRCPAELGRGFPIRSIQQAIKNAGHILEYLPPYSPDFNPIEHKWAQLKAIDKRERRTTEEVFANYA